From Daucus carota subsp. sativus chromosome 6, DH1 v3.0, whole genome shotgun sequence:
atataattcataatttataaatattttattactttggTTTCCTGATTCATTATGCCCATAATATGTGCAATGAGATTGatctaaaaaatatagataagagatatgtgaagtggagttgattttggaaatatgaaagttgaagtgaacaactaatttgaaacaaatttctttcttaaaagtggacatgtaaactGAAACAGAAGGAGtatctatttttatttctatttataaaaatataaatttttatattatcatgtcacaaacaaaacaattaattgtTTATTACTTTTCACAAGTCCAGTCCTTAATATTTTTTGAcatcataatataaaaattctaaACCGATCAAACCAACccgaaccaacccaacccaatatAAAGAGGGTAAAGTTGAGTTAGACATATATTTTTGGATTAACtggttagatttttaaaaaccgaactaattgggttgggtcattTTATCGGCTCTAACCCGACCGACCCAACCCGTGTTCACCTCTACCGGGACGTACGCTGTAAAGTGGTTGTATATATAAGCGATAAAAGTATCTTTGTAAAATTCGGGGAATGGGATtagttaatttttgtaatttaatggattttttttaataaatcagaaaattttaatataaccaaaatgtaaataataaattaataatttttttttaaaattaactgggaaatttttaataaacagTGATCTTTAGAATGCTCGTACAGCTGACATGCATGTATTGACACCTTTTTCAACAAAATAAGGCAGGTTAATCTGAGTGTAGCTAGCTAGGACACCTAGTTGATAACACCCCTTTTACGAACAACTAACAAGTTGCGTGTAAATGCATGCACAATCACAACACTAGTGAGGCCTGACAAtgtgaaataaaaatgaaaattgaatatttaataaTCTAGCTACTGCGTAGATGAGGCGAGAAGAAGCTAGCTGTtatctgcaaaaaaaaaatttaacaccTCGAgcaaatttcaaataaatgaaCCAATGTTGATTTTAATACCAGTGAGGCAGTACGCAGTTTACAATTTTGAAGAGTAGTATTGTCGCGGGACCAGATTTAAACTTCTCCATGTTCATGAAAGTGGATCATAAATATTGCAGGGACATTGGAAGATGAAAGTTCCTAAGtttataggggccgtttgggcaagcttaaaaaaagtgcttCTTTACATATGTAAAGAAGtgaattagaagtgagaagtaaataagttgataaagtgtttggaaaagaagcacttctgtgagagagaagctagcatttctagcttcttaaaagtgcttctacttctttacacaaacgggtcaaaaaaGCAGAAGCTAGAAGTAGAAGCCAACTTCTTTAAAACAAACGCACACTATATCtttatttaacaaatatttCTTCTATTTTCAGTAATTGACTTTTGATCATCTGACACATGTTTAAGcaaagttattatttttgattttttttaaataaaatattaaattttatatcttaattcagaaaaattagaataataataattacaatTACGAGATCAATACAATTaaaaatgtgtcaaaaaaaagtcaaaaatcaATCTGAAATATGCAGTAAAAAGTTAGTTACTGACGTTGAAACTTGAAAGTGTTTGttcatgattttataatttctaaaattatacttcttgtttataatttatttcgatgattcattttatttagaaaatgcTATGGCcttcaattaataatttatttcgatgattcattttatttagaaaatgcTATGGCCTTCAATTAATCCCCCCCTAAATGCCCAGAGGCCAGAACAGATCACGTTTTTGTCtctgtttttcttttaaaattaggatttataatttttctaaaaaaatgtctttatatattatttcagcCGGAATAATTATTTAGAGACATGCATTTTtatttgatgaaataaatacatttttcaaaaataagttagttatttttgtaaaattagaAAAGACAGGAAAAAACAAAAAGTATATTAGGAAATTGCATTTTTCGGCAGGCGTGCACGAAAGATTGGCCATCTCGATTCAAAATTTGTCAAGTGAATAAGCTTAAGTGTTGTCATAAATTACATACGGTTTGGACCTAAGAAGGCCCAGGCAATCATGACCCTTAGAAGCCCAACAGAATGTTCCTCACGAGAAAACCTTAAACATCATGTGCGCATGGATTGTGTTCAAATAATGGACTTTGGGTTCTCAGGCCGAAGATACACGTCTGATTTTATAGTTAAGTAGACCTAGTTAATAAAGCTATTAATAATGTCATATTTTGCTATTTTGTTTATATTgcttaaaaaattaattgaagaaacaagttaagaTAGTATGCATGGTTGTAAAAGATTCAACTCCGACCATATGAAGCAGACTAAAAATAAAAGCTAAAGAAAAGGAAGACCAGAAAAGACAGTTGAAATTCCGTTTCATCCCTCCGTTGCCGCCATCTGCGCTTAGCCGATCCTCATCCTATCCATTAATAATTATAACTTGTTCTCAACCCCCTTTCCTCGATCTCTAATCACCACCCAACCAAACATTCTCTTTTATTCCAACACATTCATTCATTCTCCTGCTACACTTTTTCATTTAATTCTACGCGTTCACTATTTGCATTTGTTCTGATAATATAAGTCACAATGTCGCGCCATATGGCTGTTGTTCTTGTTTCGCTCCTGTTGGTGGCTCTCGTTGGCTTTGCTTCCGCGGCTAACTCACCAGCTCCAAGTCCATCGCCCAAGGGGGCAGCCCCGAAATCAAGCCCGCCTCAGTCACCAGCATCCGGGGGCAAATCTCCCGCGTCTTCGAAAGCACCAGCCCCTGCAGATGACGACGACGATGATACGGCGGATTCTCCTGATGCGGACACCCCTGGCTCTGCTCCCGACAGTAGtgattcttcttcatcatcgCCGCCAGCTCCCCCGGGTGAAGACTCTTCTGATTCTCCCTCGGACGCACCCTCGGACGCACCATCCGCAGATGATGCGGACGCACCTTCACCATCGGAGGAAAGTAAGGCCGTGGCTTTGAAGGCGTCTTCTGTGGTGGCTGTTGCTCTTGTAGCCGGTTTCTTTGTGGcttgaattattttgttttccAATAATTAAGGTTTGATCGTTCCAAATTAAGTTAATAAACACTGTCTTCTATTTTATGTGACGATCCTCATTGAGGTACTATAAGTTTTCGAATAGTTTGTTTCTGATCAATTGGCAAGTGTTCACGAGGATCAGATTAGTTCAGAGCATTCATGCATGCATGTCGTTGTATGTGCATGCTGATATAGTTTTGATTCTCATCTGACCTCGGATCTCAGATGTAAATTCTTTAAGttcttttttcttaattttttaccacattttttttatcaagtaATCATTGTTCCTGatcgtgtatatatattttagttttagatGAAAACGTGTATATGTAGATTCCTGGAAGAGATGACCTAcattacataataataatagtttCAGTTTGTCCAGAAAAGATCTACAGCAATGAAAACAAAGGAGAGTACCTAAAAGATAAAGAGCACAAATTAACTAGCAATACAAGTAATTATGGTTACCGCTACATCTATATCCCTTGTTCCTGCTTCTCGAGGAGTGACAGATCTGCCTCtgttttttaaggaaaatgcttggtgcacataattgtgt
This genomic window contains:
- the LOC108226275 gene encoding vegetative cell wall protein gp1, translated to MSRHMAVVLVSLLLVALVGFASAANSPAPSPSPKGAAPKSSPPQSPASGGKSPASSKAPAPADDDDDDTADSPDADTPGSAPDSSDSSSSSPPAPPGEDSSDSPSDAPSDAPSADDADAPSPSEESKAVALKASSVVAVALVAGFFVA